A window of the Streptomyces griseochromogenes genome harbors these coding sequences:
- the yidD gene encoding membrane protein insertion efficiency factor YidD, translating into MKYPLLALIKLYQWTISPLLGPVCKYYPSCSHYGYTAIDRHGAIKGTALTAWRILRCNPWSLGGVDHVPPRKRPRWHELLRNAWRARKGGTSAAEPATEEKPRSELPSSPAAETSSHAQGA; encoded by the coding sequence ATGAAGTACCCGCTGCTGGCTCTGATCAAGCTGTACCAGTGGACGATCAGTCCATTGCTCGGGCCGGTGTGCAAGTACTACCCGTCGTGCTCCCACTACGGCTACACGGCCATCGACCGGCACGGTGCGATCAAGGGCACGGCACTCACCGCCTGGCGCATCCTCCGGTGCAATCCGTGGTCGCTGGGCGGTGTGGACCATGTTCCGCCGCGCAAGCGCCCGCGGTGGCACGAACTGCTGCGCAACGCTTGGCGCGCACGCAAGGGCGGGACCTCCGCCGCCGAACCGGCCACCGAGGAGAAGCCGCGTTCCGAGCTTCCCTCGAGCCCGGCCGCAGAGACCTCGTCCCATGCCCAAGGAGCATGA
- the rnpA gene encoding ribonuclease P protein component — MLPSEHRLRRREDFATAVRRGRRAGRPTLVVHLRSGATDPHAPGESAPPTRAGFVVSKAVGGAVVRNKVKRRLRHLMRDRVVLFPPGSLVVVRALPGSGDADHAQLARDLDAALERLLGGGAR; from the coding sequence GTGCTGCCTTCCGAGCATCGGCTGAGGCGGCGCGAGGATTTCGCGACCGCGGTACGACGGGGGCGCCGGGCAGGCCGCCCAACCCTCGTCGTCCACCTTCGTAGCGGTGCCACGGACCCGCACGCGCCTGGGGAGAGCGCTCCCCCGACGCGTGCGGGTTTCGTCGTGAGCAAGGCCGTGGGTGGAGCGGTTGTGCGCAACAAAGTGAAGCGCAGACTGCGCCATCTGATGCGTGACCGAGTCGTCCTGTTTCCCCCCGGTAGCCTGGTAGTCGTACGGGCGTTGCCCGGATCGGGCGACGCAGACCACGCACAGCTGGCCCGAGACCTGGATGCCGCTCTTGAGCGGCTGCTGGGAGGGGGCGCGCGATGA